The window TATATCATCAGGATATTCatttatagttgttttgtcctTGTGCAGGAGGGAAACCAAGGTTGAAcactagatttttttttatacaatctGAAAATTATGGAGGGTTCCTCAATAAAGCATAACACGTTGACACCTCTTAGAATGTTTAGAGGTTTCCTATGTCTGTTGATTCTGCTCACAACAGCATTCATGTTTTTAGTCTATTTTGTGCCAATTGCTGTAATCGGTTTTCGCCTTTTCAGTATACAGTTTAGTAGAAAAGCAATATCATTTCTTTTTGGTCTTTGGCTAGCTTTGTGGCCTTTCCTATTTGAAAAGATAAACAAGACCAGGGTAATTTTTTCGGGGGAAACTGTTCCATCAAGGGAACGAGTTTTACTCATTTCCAATCACAGAACTGAGGTTGATTGGATGTATTTGTGGGATCTTGCATTGAGGAAAGGGTGTTTGGGTTCCATCAAGTATGTGCTTAAGAGAAGTTTGATGAAACTACCTGTCTTCGGTTGGGGATTTCATATCTTGGAATTCATTGCTGTGGATAGAAAATGGGAAGTTGACGAAGCAATTATGCAGAAAAAGCTTTCCACCTTTACTAATCCAATGGATTCTCTTTGGCTTGCCATTTTCCCAGAAGGAACTGATTTCACGTaatgattattattgtttgtttgtttcttacCCTTTTGATcactttttgttttgtttgaactGACACTGATAGTGTTGTTTTATACTTATATAGCGAAGAAAAGTGCAGAAAAAGCCAGAAGTTTGCGGTTGATAATGGGCTGCCTGTATTAAAGAATGTGTTGTTGCCTAAAACAAAAGGCTTTTCTGCTTGCTTGGACATTCTAAGAGACTCCTTAGATGCAggtatttattttcttatgcaGACAGTTATTGTTTCCCCCCTTACCAAAAAACAcacaaaattttaagaatataaaagaagatataaagtaTCCACTCAAATGGTAAGAATTTTAAACTCAAGTGGTGAGCTTCCAAGTTTGATTCGCATTAAAAGTACCTTGATTAAAACGTGGCTTGGTCTGTCAAATCTTAACCGCTAACTTGATTGATATGATTGATTGTTTTGCAGTGTATGATATTACCATTGCATACAAACCGGATTGTCCTTCATTCTTGGACAATGCATTTGGTGTGAATCCTTCAGAAGTTCATATCCATATTCAACGTATTCCAGTTGATAAGATCCCAGAATCTGAAAAGGAGGCTTCGAGTTGGCTAATAGACAGATTCCATGCAAAGGATCAGTTACTCTCAGATTTTATTGCTGACGGTTATTTTCCAAATGAAGGAACAGAAGGAGAACTTTCAACCATGAAATGCTTGGTAAATGTCACAATTGTAGTTGCTTTAACTGCAATATTTTTGTGTCTTACGTTTTATTCTTCTGTGTGGTTCAAAATTTACATTGGTTTTAGCTGTGCATATCTCGCGTTCGCTACTTACCTAGATTTTCAACCCTTCCCATTTTTACAGTTTGGTAAAAAGGAATTGTGATTTCTGTGTTCTTAAATAttcttcaatttaatttttatttcagaCTGATTAAAAATTGCGTTTCTTGTGGTTTTTATGTCAATTGTTGTGCTCTATGATGTCGGTTTTTTAGCTATTTGTTAAGTGTTAATCTCGATCTTTGTTTTGGTATCTTTTCTTCAAAAATGTTTAAGTTAACTAACCTTTCATATGTGAGATCCACATACATAAAAATGGCCTTGATATTGGAGAAATTTACAGTAATGCCATTGGGTGTTGTGGATTTAGAAGGTAAACCACCCAAGatgaatttttgttattttcaatgACACACAATCTTTGTCTCCTAGGCAATCTTAAAATATGATCTATCATTGTCCAATCAAATAATCATTTACTAAGTACTATAAATAGGTTACCTTTCACTCTCAACTATAGCAACATTAACTCAAACATTTTAGAATAAAACCATGCAACCTATTTTTCTCCTAAATCCCGATACAATGGCGCCTGCCCGCttgttatttctcttttttctcttagGCAATACTCGTGTTTTTGCGACAATCTTCACCCTTGAAAACCGTTGCAGCTACACGGTCTGGCCAGGCACGTTATCGGCCAATGGAGCCGCCATCTTAGCCGAAGGAGGCCTCGAGTTGCCTCCCGGCTCCTCAACCCAATTTTCCGCACCATTTGGCTGGTCTGGCCGGTTCTGGGCAAGAACCGGTTGCCAGTTCGACGATTCTCAAAGAGGGAATTGTGCCACGGGCGACTGTGGAACTGGTTTGAGGTGCGTCGGAGGCGGCGCACCTCCAGTTACCCTGGCCGAGTTCACGCTCGGCTCTGGACCCGTCAACGAGAAAGATTTCTACGACGTCAGTCTCGTCGACGGGCACAACGTGGGGATCGGGATCCATCCCATCGGCTCGGGTGACGGCGAGTGTCATTACGCCGGTTGTGTTGCGGATGTGAATGGAGGGTGCCCGCCAGAGCTGAGGATCGCGGGGGAGAACGGAGAAGTGGTGGCATGCAAGAGCGCGTGCGCAGCGTTCGATTCGCCGGAGTTCTGCTGCACGGGAGAGCATTCGACTCCGGCGACGTGTTCTCCGACAGAGTACTCGACTATTTTCAAGAGCGCGTGCCCGACGGCGTATAGTTACGCTTACGATGATGCTTCGAGCACACGCACTTGTAGCGGGTCGGATTATCTCATATCGTTTTGTCCAACCGGGTCATAGACTTACATATAATGATATCTcatagttatttaaaaacattgtCATGAAACCAAGGCTTTGAAGTCATTATTAACCTATCCTTATTTGTCATATATAAACTAAACAGAAACATTCTTATTGACATATAATTGTGCATTGAGTGAATGGTAAAGATTTGTAGgtaaaaagagattaaaaattgttaatacATAAATAGTAAATGTAAAAATGAGTAGCACAAAAATGGTGTTTTATATGCTGTAAAGGTAAAACTAAAATGgatatactaaaattttaccGGATAGATTAATCGCACTTTAAATGAGAAGCAAAACtccgtaaaaaaatattatgttgaCAGTGGGATTTGAACCCACGCCCTTTCGGACCAGAACCTTAATCTGGCGCCTTAGACCAACTCGGCCATATCAACTTGTtgcaaatcaaataataaaatataaatttaacactatgtttattcaataaatatgatatttataatttttcttgaaTGTAAGTATAAAATTTTCTACACAAATGTCAAAATTGTAGTAAAAAGTATAGAATACAAGTTAAGATATTGTGCCACTTTCATTGggaaaaatgttttcaaataatttagtcatatttgtatttaataaagagaatataaaattgaattaaagcCTTCGGCATAGATTATAACATTTCAACcaagtttctttttttttcatacaaCTAATTGCATTTTTCTCTACAAAACACTCTACTTCTATAGCACTTTGAAATTTGTGCTATTTTCTACCTTAAAATTAACCTATTTTTAACCCACCTTTTACaacaacaaaaagaaagaaaaaaaactgcATTAATTTACATAAATACCCACTTTTAGGAACCTATCATATCAAGAACTTCAACAACCTAAACTTGGAATACCATGGCAATTGGATCTTGCCCGACCCTGTACATTGCCCTTCTTTTTCACTCTCGTTACTAAATAAGGTCTGATCCGAGCAGTCCAGTGAAGCCGAGCATGCCAAGTTGTATAACCGACAAGCTGAATGACACACTCGAAGCCTGTTGTCACCATCCTTATCGCACTTCTGAATCGAGATCTGTATCAGGTTAAGGGTATTATTAATAAAGTGGGTTTTTTTTtcatactaaaatatctttttgtatttttttgaatttaggaagtTAAATATGACTACACAGCAATAACATCCACTtcaaattaaagtattttaagtgaaaatcgaactcacgatcttttgattttttagGTACATactttttgttaaaatattaaaaatataagggtaatttgaaatttgatagatgatttgaataatttgattaatgaaatgagaaAGCCTTACCCAACATGCTAGTTGTTGAGCAGCTGATTTACAGTGTCCATCCCGAGGCTTGGCAAGCCTTCTCCACCATTGTCCGGTAGCAATACCGGGCAAGAGTCTATTGTAATTTGGACTTACAACCACTTCTTCGAGCTGTTGCAATATGCTTAACTCACTAGGGGCACAATGTTGCCATGGTCCGTCGTTTTTCAGCACTTGCTTACAAAACAGGAGGCTTGGTGTAAGGGTGGAGCTATTTTGACATGTATAACCAGCATAATCTGAGCAACGGAATTCACATACTCCATTATCGCATACTCCTCCGTGTAGGCTACATTGTTCATCGCACACGGCTGCATACAATTGACAATGTTAATTCGATCCAGATTAGAAACtgtcaataaatttttttgaactATCAGGTATAGATGATTcacatttgaaaacaaaacttaGTCAAATGGTTTCTCATCTAGATCCATGAATCTAGGCGAAAAACACAATCAATCATTTTGTATCGTGTCTCTAACTCATTTAAATCTGCATCCGAAATAgaaatttaatagaaaaataaaaaaggtttCGGTTTTTGACATTTTCATACCAGTTGAGCATTCAATGCCAGTATACCCATTGTCGCATTGGCAGATACCGTTTTTAAGACACTTTCCGTGCCCATTACAGTTATTCGGACAAAATCCTGCAAACAAAgcaataaaattgtaaatatttgtAGGTATAAAAAAACAGTAGAGCATTTAGGGAAGACAAAGGGGCAATCGGGTTTACTTTTACCACAGTCGTGACCATTGAACCCCACAAAGCAGCTGCATTTTCCATCAACACAATCTCCATTGAAGTTACAATAATTAGGGCACTGTTTAGACACGGGGACCAGTCTCGTGCTACATAGTTCATTAAAACCGGGGCAAATCAATTCCCCTGCAAAACCCCGGGAGAAACATTAAGGGTTTGGTAacataaaattgtaaaaacacAACTAGAAGAAAATAGTCACCATTAAAACCCGGAAATTGAATTGGGCCACCGGCTTCAGGGCATACTTTCCATGTACCATCAACGGCAATCTAACCAGATAACAATAccagtattattattattattttaaattaaaccaaacaataataaaataccTCAGAATCATACCTGTAACGAgttattaaaacatttatgCTGATAACAACCGTTTCCTTGGGTTGTTGAGCCTCGTACAAACCCGGTTCTTACCAGCGATGAAGCCATACACctgaattttataatttttaaaaaaagaacacaaaagGAAATAAAAGCATTAAGATAAAGTTAAAGAGAACCTCACCTTGAGTTAGATCCTCTGACCTCACCCAACATTCTGTCGGGAGATCGAGCACTGTTTGTATCTGTACATGATCCGTCGGAATAAGCTATTAAATAAGTACAGTAATCAGCTAGTGATGACTGCCCACCTGCATGCCCAATGtttcaaacattttattaaGATGATACCCATCTAATTTTAATGTTTCTAAACATTATTTCAGCTAATTTTTTCATATGGGTCTGATCTCCTTTGAAAACAAAGTGTATTTTCTCAACTTCCATATCATTTGAGCTACTTTGGGTGGGTAACGGTGGGTTTCAAACCCGATATAAAAATGTTTCTAGCCACCACCGAGTCATATTGTATATTACTAAGGAGAAAGTGTAAACCGCACCTTGGTTTGCTTGTGGAAAATATCGAGCCCATTGAGGAAGATCTCCACTATAGCTTACAATTGGGCAATATCCCTCAGCTTCCCTATTATAAGTACATCCAGAAACCTGAGTATTGTTGCAATGATATGCTCCTTTCCACAAGTTACATGGAGATGTAACAAACTCGGTTCCTTCTCCGTTGCCCCAATCAAGACGATCAGCCATACTATAATTAGCTTTATACCAACCGCTATCTTCCAACAAGGCAAGCGTCATATTTGAAACTACTGATCTCGTATCAACTGAACCCGTCATTATCTCATTCATCATAAGCCTTTTCTCCCAATGAGAGCCTGATCAAAACAAAGCTTACTCACcaaaacataaaagaaaattaaagcTCTATATACATATATGGAAAGGATGAGTACCCGATGTGCCACGTCCTCCACCATCTTCTAACTCTAAGCCAGTAAAATTTTTCGAGAATGCCTGCAAGTAGGGTATGTAAAACAATTAGGCTATGTTCAGATTTGTataattggaattataattttataagaattgaaattgaactTAAGAATGATAAATTAAGCGTCGGTTACCCCATAATGATGGCGTGATTGCATCACAACACGAGGAAGGACCACACGTGTAACCATACGCCCGATTTTTTCATCCATGACTTGTTCCGTAACCTATAAATGGATTTGAAATTTATGAAAACTTTGAGATGTATTGGTAATTTATCTTATTGGTTTCGGTTTTAATAAGACAGATTTAACAATATTTACCTGGCTGCGTCTTATCTTCCTCTCGTCTCTAAAATGAGCAAATGCATGAGGATCAAAACCAAGAACATGCATAACCTAAGATACATATTCATTCAGCAAACTCAATGGTGAGAACTGAGAAGAACATAAGGGCACTCGATGTATAACATCGTCAAAGGAAATAATCAATTCACCTCGTGTATAAGTGTAGCCGAAAGCAGTGTTTCTGCTTCGGCTGTTAAGTGACGAGGAGCAACGTTCACATGTCCTGCATTTAGTACGTTAAAAATgtaatatcacattttttttaacaggattgacttatatttataaaaaaaatatttaaaaagttaccAGCAACAGCTCGGCCCCATTGATCCCGTTCACATGCTACTGCCCACGCTAGAGTGTTTCCTGTTGTGGGTCTTGTTGTTACCAAAAGAACTAGGTCTGCTTCGGGAACACCATCTAAGAAGAACGAGAGATGAACTTATAAGAACAATCAAGGAGCGTTGAATCTGCGTATCTCATCTGATTGTTGATATGTTTATATTACCGTCAACATATTCCCTTGGAAGTTGTACACCTCCATCTTGTCCACAAGCAGAATAACCACTCAACCTTAAATTCCCTTTCACAGGCTCGACAGCTAAAGCCTTTTTGAACCAATCAGCCGTCTTCTCCAAAGCCTATATCAAATGTCAAGAGATTCAAATACAATAAACAGTGTACTAAACGATCATCATCCATAATTTAATGTTCTATCTCGATCTATAAATTGTCAAATTTGTACTTGTAAAGTGGAAATCGAACTTGATACATTTGGTCTATTAGGCAAGACTCTTTCCACTTAATCCCAATTTTTATAAAGACAGATAATTTTCAATTGGGGTTCTTCGAAACAAAGTTCACATGGATACCTTTCTAAGACGATGCCTTTTGTCTTCACCGGATATATCATCTGAGGTGCAATTGTACAAACAATCTCCGGAAACTTGAGGATTTCCATCAGGATTGCAAAAGGGCATAAGGTGATTAGAATTTGCAGGCTCACCAAGCTGGTTTTGGATCCATAATTCAGtttcaaatacaaaaaaaaaaacttattagtaaaaaaaactaACCTTTTAGAGAAAAATTGTTTAGCATTCACTTGCCTTAACTACATCACCAACATTGATGCAATCTCTATCAATTGTGTGTCCAACAGCATCATAGTTTAAATAAATCCTAATAGGTTTATTCACTTGCTTATTTTCTTGGGCAGTTGAGAATCCAAGTAAAGTTCTTCCTTTTCGGTGAAGGGGCTTAGAGACTTCTTCTGCCTGATCATAAACTTGTGGTGTGACCGAATAGATCTTCTTACCCGGTCGCCTTCTTTGTTTGAGTATTTCGTCGTGAATACAAGAATGCGATGATATTATATTGTTATCGTGAGTTGTTTCTGTTTCTGTTTCTGGCCATGGATGGTATTCTTGGTCTACTGAACAAAGTATTTCCCGCGACAAAATCAGTAACATCTGCAAAAATTATGTGGTTTATCATCTACACTACTTAAATTCAATGGAAGATTCCAAGTACCCATTATTCAATTAGTTCATTGGATCAAACCAGTTAATGACAGTATCTATATTTTACATCCATGAAGTTCTAACATAAAAGACAGCTGAATATAAGTTTGATGGAATACAGTCTTCACAATTAACCGAAAACCCTCACTGAAATGAACCCTAAATCTAGCATTCTAGGCCTTCTAGGGTTCATTTTTGGGTGAAAGTTTCCTCATTAGCTCAAGCAAATTTCAGACAGCCATAAGGATTCTTTGAGCTCATTCCATTCAGATTCAACAAATGCATGAACAAATAACAAAGAACTAAAAATCCTAAATCCCCAAAATCAAAATTAGCTTACTTTACCTGTAAAATGATGACAGTTAACTGAAACAACCTCATTTCTCTGAAAACAACACCACATCGGCTACCTCGAAAAACCCTGAACTACAAAGTTAGACTTGAGAGCAGAACTGTCGAACCAGATTCCGTCAAAACGCCGGCGATTCTCCGATCGGTGTCAACAtacagaaaataaaaatacaagtCAGTTTGCATTTTCAAGACTGATTAACATGCAAATGACTTTCCAACAAAAGGAATCTCTCTAATTTCAGCCTCAATGAACTGGTTTAAGTCGAATCAACGGAAGAAGAAGCATAAGAGTAGAGATTCCTTAACTGGGTCGAATGTAAAGAAGACAGATTTTCTGAAAATGGGAGTTTCTTCTCTTTTGGGTTTAGAGGAGTGGTTCTTGTAGATCTTTTCTTACCCAGAACAGAAAAATGAAAATGGTTAAGAAAGGAGCAAAATTTATTGAaggagaaagagagagaagagatttTATTGGAGCAGGTGAAGGTGGGTATTGACTGTATGTAGGTAAATAACAAATACACTTTTAAATCTCAAATCcaagaataaattaaaacaactgtcaaacacttttttttttataataaatttgcatttaatgatatatataaaaaaatattataaaaatcttggggaaagagagaaaagacaACCAGGTTACCAAGACATGGCCATGCCCATTAAGGATCATATTTATAGGTCCCCATATGTTTCAAATTCCCCATTTAGGTTAAGCAAATGACATAggtaataaaatcattatttaaaagaagCTGGGATTATCaagcttattaaaaaaaaatgttattttgttgtaattttttttttcaattaagagAACCAATACACTCTACCATTTTGGTGGGTTTGTTACTTCGTtgtacctataatatttttttattcttattttcatgttaagttaatcttttatttgtattttcttatattatatttgtgtgGTTGTATTTAAGGattctaatcatttttttattatatctaaaccatttaaaaaaatatatcaaaattcttcaaatttttaggttcatttgatatatagaattttttttcttaatcattatccatattatatttcatataataattcaaactaaCTTAAAACAATAGATTAAGGGCTAATGTGGATCGAATGGtgtgataaatttaaattggtTTTACTATTTTAGATATATTCAGTGAATACCCTACATTCGAtcatatgtttaaaataagttttactATTTAGATATATTCAATGAATATCCTACATTCGATTATATGTTTCGCTAatttaatgtattatatatgggATAGGTTTAATAGTTGTTTAGATTTTGATAATGTATAATCATTAATatctaacatattttaaaataatcaaattaaaaaaaatgaatcacaaaaattttaatataataaaattaaacaaaatttcatattaaataaatataaattgattcagttattaatatattctatattatatcctaataaatcttttatatcaaaattttatattcggACCGATAACCCGAGTAATCGATATTTTTAGTTCAGATTATATCTATAAAATGGTTGGGTAGATAAGATCGATTTAAATGTTCATCCTACATTTAACTATCaaacctatttaaaaattaatattttatttaataaccacaatttttattgaaaaatcttACAAACTAAATAAGTTTCTTCTACAGCtaattcttaattaactttGAGAATCTTTTTAACTAAAACATATTCTTTCATGCAAAGTATTAATTTCCTCTTATTTAGTCTtctcaaatattattaacaaataccATAATTCTATATAAGCACATTTAATGTGGAATGGTAAAATAATTCCAAATTTAAGATTGGTACAAAAAGGCctttaaagattttgtttatcTCTTCTAGATGAATTTATTATGACTATTTCTAGATGGATTTACtatgaacaatttattaaagtgtttttttacttaatttatgGCAAAtctcatttcttaattaatgatgTTTCCTTTTTGTTACAAATTAAAATGGTATACTTCCTTATATAGTTGAAGTTAAAAATTGCAaggaattatataattaatttcccTTGTTTTTGTGTAATTTATAGGCATTATGTttgtcttattattattatcaactATCAATATAAAAATGGCCCTTGTAAAAAATAAGTGactttaaaaattgttttattttacttGGATAATACGACACAAATCAACCATGTTATAGTCAACACTCTTTTGGATCTCAAGAATGGGATCcttaattttctaatattgTTTGTCAGTTTATATTTcc is drawn from Impatiens glandulifera chromosome 3, dImpGla2.1, whole genome shotgun sequence and contains these coding sequences:
- the LOC124931977 gene encoding probable 1-acyl-sn-glycerol-3-phosphate acyltransferase 4, whose product is MEGSSIKHNTLTPLRMFRGFLCLLILLTTAFMFLVYFVPIAVIGFRLFSIQFSRKAISFLFGLWLALWPFLFEKINKTRVIFSGETVPSRERVLLISNHRTEVDWMYLWDLALRKGCLGSIKYVLKRSLMKLPVFGWGFHILEFIAVDRKWEVDEAIMQKKLSTFTNPMDSLWLAIFPEGTDFTEEKCRKSQKFAVDNGLPVLKNVLLPKTKGFSACLDILRDSLDAVYDITIAYKPDCPSFLDNAFGVNPSEVHIHIQRIPVDKIPESEKEASSWLIDRFHAKDQLLSDFIADGYFPNEGTEGELSTMKCLVNVTIVVALTAIFLCLTFYSSVWFKIYIGFSCAYLAFATYLDFQPFPFLQFGKKEL
- the LOC124930589 gene encoding pathogenesis-related thaumatin-like protein 3.5, producing MAPARLLFLFFLLGNTRVFATIFTLENRCSYTVWPGTLSANGAAILAEGGLELPPGSSTQFSAPFGWSGRFWARTGCQFDDSQRGNCATGDCGTGLRCVGGGAPPVTLAEFTLGSGPVNEKDFYDVSLVDGHNVGIGIHPIGSGDGECHYAGCVADVNGGCPPELRIAGENGEVVACKSACAAFDSPEFCCTGEHSTPATCSPTEYSTIFKSACPTAYSYAYDDASSTRTCSGSDYLISFCPTGS
- the LOC124930942 gene encoding leishmanolysin-like peptidase: MLLILSREILCSVDQEYHPWPETETETTHDNNIISSHSCIHDEILKQRRRPGKKIYSVTPQVYDQAEEVSKPLHRKGRTLLGFSTAQENKQVNKPIRIYLNYDAVGHTIDRDCINVGDVVKLGEPANSNHLMPFCNPDGNPQVSGDCLYNCTSDDISGEDKRHRLRKALEKTADWFKKALAVEPVKGNLRLSGYSACGQDGGVQLPREYVDDGVPEADLVLLVTTRPTTGNTLAWAVACERDQWGRAVAGHVNVAPRHLTAEAETLLSATLIHEVMHVLGFDPHAFAHFRDERKIRRSQVTEQVMDEKIGRMVTRVVLPRVVMQSRHHYGAFSKNFTGLELEDGGGRGTSGSHWEKRLMMNEIMTGSVDTRSVVSNMTLALLEDSGWYKANYSMADRLDWGNGEGTEFVTSPCNLWKGAYHCNNTQVSGCTYNREAEGYCPIVSYSGDLPQWARYFPQANQGGQSSLADYCTYLIAYSDGSCTDTNSARSPDRMLGEVRGSNSRCMASSLVRTGFVRGSTTQGNGCYQHKCFNNSLQIAVDGTWKVCPEAGGPIQFPGFNGELICPGFNELCSTRLVPVSKQCPNYCNFNGDCVDGKCSCFVGFNGHDCGKRFCPNNCNGHGKCLKNGICQCDNGYTGIECSTAVCDEQCSLHGGVCDNGVCEFRCSDYAGYTCQNSSTLTPSLLFCKQVLKNDGPWQHCAPSELSILQQLEEVVVSPNYNRLLPGIATGQWWRRLAKPRDGHCKSAAQQLACWISIQKCDKDGDNRLRVCHSACRLYNLACSASLDCSDQTLFSNESEKEGQCTGSGKIQLPWYSKFRLLKFLI